In Nothobranchius furzeri strain GRZ-AD chromosome 19, NfurGRZ-RIMD1, whole genome shotgun sequence, the following are encoded in one genomic region:
- the LOC139064213 gene encoding uncharacterized protein: MAQFCVETFMEAPSRGVLERCRKADLLQIAVNLALDIPNPVLKKDLKLLIVEHLEDMGILKTENESGAKTEPEGSPADPDECDDPEVPAAAEDHEGETMETGKTPLTVRKSVPTSPGSPTEGSRDARLQVRLARLDMEREERAQAKRLQMELEVRRMEIEADTAVRIRKLELEAQLSNPGLHITPTKAPQPATTPAFDITFLLARDEERGVSLLSALPCLSDDRKAEPAHSSCPVTAHSCTTRFPEAIPLNSITTRSIIRALTHFFSIFGLPKVIQTDQGTNFKSKLFKQVTKTLGITHVMSSAYHPQSQGAFERWHQTLKAMLTKYCLSKSKTWEEGLPFVLFAACEAVQDSLGFSPAQLVFGHTPRGPLKALKEISLF; the protein is encoded by the exons atggctcagttttgtgtggagacatttatggaggctccatcccgtggggtgctggagcgttgccgcaaggctgaccttctgcagatagctgtcaaccttgctcttgacatcccaaaccctgtgctgaaaaaagacttgaaattgctcattgtggagcatttggaggacatggggattttaaagactgagaatgagtctggtgcaaagactgaaccagaaggatctcctgcagATCCTGATGAATGTGACGATCCTGAAGTCCCTGCTGCTGCGGAGGATCATGAGGGTGAGACGATGGAGACAGGAAAAACTCCTCTAACAGTACGAAAGTCTGTTCCGACCTCCCCAGGTTCGCCGACGGAAGGATCTCGAGACGCACGATTACAGGTGCGGCTGGCACGTCTGGACatggaaagagaggagagagcccaggctaaaagactccagatggaactggaggttcggaggatggagattgaagctgacacagctgtgagaataaggaaattggaactggaagcccagctttccaaccctggacttcatatcacgcccaccaaagctccgcaacccgccacaaccccggcctttgacatta catttcttttggccagggatgaagaaagaggtgtctctcttctgtcGGCGTTGCCATGTCTGTCAGATGACAGGAAAGCCGAACCAGCCCATTCCTCCTGCCCCGTTACAGCCCATTCCTGTA CTACAAGGTTTCCGGAGGCCATACCGCTGAACTCCATCACCACCAGGTCTATAATCAGAGCTCTAACCCAtttcttctccatctttgggttaccaaaggtaatacagaccgaccaagggacaaacttcaaatctaaactgttcaaacaggtaacaaaaacctTAGGAATCACACATGTCATGTCATCCGCGTATCATCCTCAGAGTCAGGGCGCTTTCGAAAGATGGCACCAAACTTTAAAGGCAATGCTGACAAAGTATTGCTTAAGTAAAAGCAAAACGTGGGAAGAAGGATTgccttttgtgttgtttgctgctTGTGAGGCTGTGCAGGATTCTCTTGGTTTTAGTCCTGCCCAGCTTGTGTTTGGACACACTCCTCGTGGTCCCCTGAAAGCTCTAAAAGAGATTTCTTTGTTCTGA